A window of the Leptolyngbya subtilissima AS-A7 genome harbors these coding sequences:
- a CDS encoding cyclic peptide export ABC transporter, producing MSLVLFLLQTSGPALGIALVTGLVSGGCSAALIALISYTIAQGVTGGVVAAAFVGLGAIALTTAMVSRILLVRFSQAAVVELQLQLCRQILAAELKSLESLGLPSLLVLLTEDIQAIAAAAGVLPVLMINIAGTVGCMVYVSWLSWQVLALVLLITLVASFSCRWFLVAGRRGLAAARDHQERLFQHFRSLIDGIKELKLHRLGRQDFFALDLQPTALQVKHYNQQGLSLFAVLDSWGKFIYFFAVGLVLFALPNWVGISPNTRVAYVLTFTYLLGPMENLVNKLPLLGQASVALDKLKALGLSINAPIASAAVPPIDPSWQRLELKGVTHSYRTDQEGTEFTLGPVNLTVHPGELIFIIGGNGSGKSTLAKVLTGLYRPQTGTIWLDQQPIDEQNQEWYRQHFSVVFADFYLFERLLGLSSEADDSKAQDYLKKLQLSHKVRIDQGRFSTVNLSQGQRKRLALLSAYMENRPIYLFDEWAADQDPAFKQVFYTQFLPDLKAQGKTVFVISHDDHYFYVGDRILKLDYGQIEFEQSPASFKS from the coding sequence ATGAGCTTAGTTTTATTTCTCTTGCAGACCTCTGGGCCAGCCCTGGGGATTGCCTTGGTCACCGGCCTAGTGAGCGGCGGCTGTAGTGCCGCTCTGATTGCGCTGATTAGCTACACCATTGCCCAGGGGGTGACTGGGGGGGTAGTGGCGGCAGCGTTTGTGGGGTTGGGGGCGATCGCCCTGACCACGGCGATGGTGTCGCGCATTTTGCTGGTGCGGTTTTCTCAGGCGGCGGTGGTGGAGCTTCAGCTTCAGCTCTGTCGCCAAATTTTAGCGGCTGAGCTGAAGTCCTTAGAAAGCCTCGGTTTGCCCAGCCTGCTGGTGCTACTAACTGAGGATATTCAGGCGATCGCCGCCGCTGCTGGGGTCTTGCCCGTTTTGATGATCAATATTGCGGGCACCGTCGGCTGCATGGTCTATGTGTCGTGGCTGTCGTGGCAGGTGCTGGCCCTGGTGCTGCTGATTACCCTGGTAGCTTCGTTTAGCTGCCGCTGGTTTCTGGTCGCGGGCCGGCGCGGTCTAGCTGCCGCCCGCGACCACCAAGAGCGGCTGTTTCAGCATTTCCGTAGCCTGATCGACGGCATCAAGGAGCTAAAACTGCACCGTCTGGGCCGCCAAGACTTCTTCGCGCTCGACCTTCAGCCCACCGCGCTTCAGGTTAAGCACTACAACCAGCAGGGGTTGAGCCTGTTTGCCGTGCTCGACAGCTGGGGCAAGTTTATCTACTTTTTTGCGGTCGGGCTGGTGCTGTTTGCCCTGCCCAATTGGGTCGGCATTAGCCCCAACACCCGGGTAGCCTACGTGCTGACCTTTACCTACCTGCTGGGGCCGATGGAGAACCTGGTGAACAAGCTACCCCTGCTGGGTCAGGCCAGCGTGGCCCTCGACAAGCTCAAAGCCCTGGGTCTGAGCATCAATGCCCCGATCGCCTCTGCCGCCGTGCCGCCCATCGACCCAAGCTGGCAGCGGCTAGAGCTAAAAGGGGTCACCCACAGCTACCGCACCGACCAAGAGGGCACCGAATTCACCCTAGGGCCGGTGAATCTAACTGTGCACCCCGGCGAGCTGATTTTTATTATTGGCGGCAACGGCAGCGGCAAATCGACCTTGGCGAAGGTGCTCACGGGGCTCTATCGCCCCCAAACAGGGACAATTTGGCTCGATCAGCAGCCCATTGATGAGCAAAATCAGGAGTGGTATCGGCAGCATTTTTCGGTGGTGTTTGCCGATTTCTACCTGTTTGAGCGGCTGTTGGGATTGAGTAGCGAGGCCGACGACAGCAAAGCCCAAGACTATCTAAAAAAGCTACAGCTCAGCCACAAGGTGCGCATTGACCAGGGCCGATTTTCGACGGTGAATCTATCTCAGGGGCAGCGCAAACGCCTGGCTCTGCTCAGCGCCTACATGGAAAATCGACCTATATATTTATTTGACGAATGGGCTGCCGATCAGGATCCGGCCTTTAAGCAGGTGTTTTACACCCAGTTTTTGCCTGACCTCAAGGCCCAGGGAAAGACGGTCTTCGTGATCAGCCATGACGACCATTATTTCTATGTGGGCGATCGCATCCTCAAGCTCGACTATGGTCAGATCGAGTTTGAGCAGAGCCCTGCATCCTTTAAGTCATAG
- a CDS encoding sulfotransferase family protein produces the protein MASLFHPLCGSNPPTLLKLLLKNGFPAANRCPQVALALAVSLARWPFSTAEQVAFALSPQQPMPDPVFIVGYWRSGTTHLHNVMAQCPAFGYITPLATGMPWDVLGIVRSLEPLLEQALPQDRYVDNVAVTPTSPQEDSIPLATMGAASYYHGMYFPQHFETHFRRDVFGGAIADVERWKRLHRHLLRKVSVHQGHRPLLIKNPIYTGYIRHLRELWPGAKFIHIYRNPYRVFPSARHYFTRLLPELALQDYGDLPIESLVLESYPFLLEALKTDTADLPPEQFAEVRFEDLQTEPLLVLKKLFEQLELPSFEAARPCFETYLASLGDYQQNQYSLEPETITKVEHHWQTYLQRWGYDLKDAGLCSNSI, from the coding sequence ATGGCCAGCCTGTTTCATCCGCTGTGCGGCAGCAACCCACCCACCCTGCTCAAGCTGCTGCTCAAAAATGGATTCCCCGCAGCTAACCGTTGCCCCCAGGTGGCTCTGGCCCTGGCGGTGTCTCTGGCCCGCTGGCCCTTTTCGACCGCAGAACAGGTGGCGTTTGCCCTGTCCCCCCAGCAGCCGATGCCCGACCCCGTCTTTATTGTCGGCTACTGGCGATCGGGCACCACCCACCTGCACAACGTCATGGCTCAGTGCCCAGCGTTTGGCTACATTACCCCGCTGGCAACGGGAATGCCGTGGGATGTTTTGGGCATTGTGCGATCGCTAGAGCCGCTGCTAGAGCAGGCTCTGCCCCAAGATCGCTACGTCGACAATGTAGCGGTCACGCCTACCTCGCCCCAGGAAGATTCCATTCCCCTGGCGACGATGGGGGCAGCTTCGTACTACCACGGTATGTACTTTCCTCAGCACTTTGAAACTCACTTTCGGCGAGATGTGTTTGGCGGTGCGATCGCCGATGTGGAGCGGTGGAAACGCCTGCATCGCCATCTGCTGCGGAAGGTTTCGGTGCACCAGGGGCACCGCCCGCTGCTGATTAAAAACCCAATCTATACCGGCTACATTCGCCATCTGCGGGAGCTGTGGCCGGGGGCCAAGTTCATTCACATCTACCGCAACCCCTACCGGGTGTTTCCCTCGGCGCGACACTACTTTACGCGGCTGCTGCCCGAATTGGCCCTGCAAGACTACGGCGATTTACCGATTGAATCGCTGGTTTTGGAGAGCTACCCGTTTCTGTTAGAGGCTCTCAAAACCGATACGGCCGATCTGCCCCCCGAACAGTTTGCAGAGGTGCGTTTTGAGGATTTGCAGACCGAGCCACTGCTGGTGCTAAAAAAGCTATTTGAGCAGCTAGAACTGCCCAGTTTTGAGGCAGCGCGCCCCTGTTTTGAAACCTATCTAGCGAGTCTAGGAGACTACCAGCAAAACCAGTATTCTCTAGAGCCCGAAACGATTACTAAGGTTGAACACCACTGGCAAACTTACCTTCAGCGTTGGGGCTATGACTTAAAGGATGCAGGGCTCTGCTCAAACTCGATCTGA
- a CDS encoding aspartate aminotransferase family protein encodes MNILDRIAERQRDNFSLHSQYLNPQMVNVLKTIGFDRHYVRAEGPYLFDDQGDRYLDLLSGFGVFALGRNHPKVVQALQDVLTAELPNLVQMDVSILSGLLAEKLQQITPPGLDRIFFANSGTESVEAAIKFSRHATGRSKIVYCSGGYHGLTMGSLSATGDPHFRAGFGPFLPDFIEIPFGDLAALDQALSRKDVAAFITEPIQGHGVWIPEASYLPGAAALCRKYGSLFIADEVQTGLGRTGKWWAVEHFGVEPDLLCMAKALSGGFVPVGAVACRSWIFDKVFNRMDRAVVHGSTFGKNNLAMAAGLATLDVLETDGWIDHAAQMGRQIVADLQPLVGQYECLKAVRGLGMMMALEFGEPKSLTLKMSWKMLETANRGLFSQIITVPLFTRHRILSQVAGYGMNVVKFIPPLTLQESDRRWIVEAVTDVVADAHRVPGAAWEFGKTLATQAMKTKAGAR; translated from the coding sequence ATGAACATTCTCGATCGCATCGCCGAGCGGCAGCGAGACAATTTCTCGCTGCACTCCCAGTACCTCAACCCGCAGATGGTCAACGTACTCAAAACGATCGGGTTCGATCGCCACTACGTGCGCGCGGAGGGGCCCTATCTATTTGACGACCAGGGCGATCGCTACCTCGACCTGCTCAGCGGCTTTGGCGTCTTTGCCCTAGGGCGCAACCATCCCAAAGTCGTGCAGGCCCTACAGGATGTGCTAACGGCAGAACTGCCCAACCTGGTGCAGATGGATGTCTCGATTTTGTCGGGGCTTTTAGCGGAAAAGCTCCAGCAGATCACGCCGCCGGGGTTAGACCGCATCTTTTTTGCCAACTCCGGCACCGAAAGCGTCGAGGCGGCGATCAAGTTCAGCCGCCACGCCACCGGGCGCAGCAAGATTGTCTATTGCTCTGGCGGCTACCACGGTCTGACCATGGGCTCTCTGTCGGCCACGGGCGATCCCCACTTCAGGGCAGGCTTTGGCCCCTTTTTGCCCGACTTCATCGAAATTCCCTTCGGCGACCTAGCTGCCCTAGACCAAGCGCTTTCCCGCAAAGACGTGGCCGCCTTTATCACCGAGCCTATCCAAGGCCATGGGGTATGGATTCCAGAGGCCAGCTACCTACCAGGGGCGGCGGCGCTCTGCCGCAAATACGGCAGCCTGTTCATCGCCGATGAGGTGCAGACCGGGCTAGGTCGTACGGGCAAGTGGTGGGCGGTCGAGCACTTTGGTGTCGAGCCCGATTTGCTCTGTATGGCCAAGGCCCTGTCGGGTGGGTTCGTGCCGGTAGGGGCCGTGGCCTGTCGGTCGTGGATCTTCGACAAAGTGTTTAACCGCATGGATCGCGCCGTGGTTCACGGCAGCACCTTTGGCAAAAACAATTTGGCTATGGCGGCAGGGCTGGCCACCCTCGACGTACTCGAAACCGACGGCTGGATTGACCATGCCGCCCAGATGGGCCGGCAGATTGTGGCCGATTTGCAGCCTTTGGTGGGCCAGTACGAGTGCCTGAAAGCCGTGCGGGGCCTGGGTATGATGATGGCGCTAGAGTTTGGCGAGCCCAAGAGCTTGACCCTAAAAATGTCGTGGAAGATGCTCGAAACCGCCAACCGGGGCCTGTTTTCTCAGATCATCACGGTGCCGCTGTTTACCCGCCACCGAATTCTGTCTCAGGTGGCAGGCTACGGCATGAATGTGGTCAAGTTTATTCCCCCCCTGACCCTGCAGGAGAGCGATCGCCGCTGGATTGTCGAGGCTGTTACCGACGTGGTGGCCGATGCCCACCGGGTGCCGGGAGCCGCCTGGGAGTTTGGCAAAACCCTGGCCACTCAGGCAATGAAAACCAAAGCCGGAGCCCGGTAG
- a CDS encoding squalene/phytoene synthase family protein, whose amino-acid sequence MPSIKSALDLLKETSRTFFIPISLLPPGLQEAVASAYLCMRAIDQIEDHPTLDGGIKTSLLRQISLNLQAGTESSAVADFAAGLEDYSEQLEEVTLRIGEWALLAPDTIAPRIWDATAAMADRMAYWAEQNWQIKTEADLDRYTFSVAGAVGLMLSDLWAWYDGTETSRMEAIGFGRGLQSVNILRNHLEDKDRGVDFFPEGWTADDMQRYARRNLRMADAYTQALPKGPALLFCRIPLALATATIDALAQGREKLTRADVMAIVTPLLGVGKSIELMTKV is encoded by the coding sequence ATGCCGTCGATTAAATCTGCGTTGGACTTGCTAAAAGAGACCAGCCGAACATTTTTCATCCCGATCAGCTTACTCCCTCCTGGGCTTCAGGAAGCGGTGGCATCTGCGTACCTGTGCATGCGGGCGATCGACCAGATTGAAGACCATCCGACCCTAGACGGCGGCATTAAGACCAGCCTGCTGCGCCAAATTAGCCTCAATCTACAGGCGGGCACAGAATCCTCAGCGGTAGCTGACTTTGCGGCGGGGCTAGAGGACTACAGCGAACAGCTCGAAGAGGTGACCCTACGCATTGGCGAATGGGCCTTGCTGGCCCCCGACACCATCGCCCCTCGGATCTGGGATGCCACTGCCGCCATGGCCGATCGCATGGCCTACTGGGCCGAGCAAAACTGGCAGATCAAAACCGAAGCCGATCTCGATCGCTACACCTTTAGCGTGGCCGGGGCCGTCGGGCTGATGCTGTCTGACCTCTGGGCCTGGTATGACGGCACCGAAACCAGCCGGATGGAGGCGATCGGCTTTGGGCGCGGCCTGCAATCGGTCAACATTTTGCGCAATCATCTAGAAGATAAAGATCGCGGCGTCGACTTTTTCCCGGAGGGCTGGACGGCGGATGACATGCAGCGCTACGCTCGCCGCAACCTCAGAATGGCCGACGCCTATACCCAAGCTCTGCCCAAGGGACCAGCTCTGCTGTTTTGCCGCATTCCCCTTGCCCTGGCCACCGCCACCATTGATGCCCTGGCCCAGGGACGAGAAAAGCTCACCCGAGCCGATGTGATGGCGATCGTGACGCCGCTGCTCGGCGTTGGCAAATCGATCGAACTTATGACTAAAGTCTAG
- the hpnH gene encoding adenosyl-hopene transferase HpnH — MAISLQQALGVGQYLVTQRLKGRKQYPLVLMLEPLFRCNLACSGCGKIQHPKEILKQNLSPEDCFAAAEECGAPVVSIPGGEPLLHPQIDEIVQGLVARKKFVYLCTNGLLLEKSLDKFTPSPYLSFSVHLDGMKDLHDRCVDRNGVFDIAISAIRAAKARGFRVTTNTTVFEGTDPQEIQSLFDYLTELKVDGMMVSPGYSYDWAPNQEHFLKRDQTKALFREILAPFTAGKKKWEFNHNPLFLDFLTGQKDYDCTPWGSPSYSVLGWQKPCYLLNEGHYETFQELLDNTDWEKYGHKSGNPECADCMVHCGYEPTAAEAAMQPQNMLRAMGSLF, encoded by the coding sequence ATGGCAATCAGTCTGCAGCAGGCCCTAGGCGTGGGGCAATATCTTGTCACTCAGCGCCTCAAAGGGCGTAAGCAGTATCCCCTGGTGTTGATGCTAGAGCCGCTGTTTCGCTGCAATTTGGCCTGCTCGGGCTGCGGCAAAATTCAGCATCCCAAAGAAATTTTGAAGCAGAACCTGTCGCCCGAAGACTGCTTTGCGGCGGCAGAAGAATGCGGTGCCCCGGTGGTTTCGATCCCCGGTGGGGAACCGCTGCTGCACCCCCAGATTGACGAGATTGTGCAGGGCCTAGTAGCGCGCAAAAAGTTTGTCTACCTCTGCACCAACGGCCTGCTGCTCGAAAAAAGTCTCGACAAGTTTACGCCCTCGCCCTACCTCTCGTTTAGCGTTCACCTAGACGGCATGAAGGACCTGCACGATCGCTGCGTCGATCGCAATGGCGTCTTCGATATCGCCATCAGCGCCATCCGGGCGGCCAAGGCGCGGGGCTTCCGGGTCACCACCAACACCACCGTGTTTGAGGGCACTGATCCCCAGGAAATTCAGTCTCTGTTTGATTACCTGACCGAGCTGAAAGTAGACGGCATGATGGTGTCGCCGGGCTATAGCTATGATTGGGCCCCTAACCAAGAGCACTTCCTCAAGCGCGATCAGACCAAAGCGCTGTTTCGAGAAATTTTGGCCCCGTTTACGGCGGGCAAAAAAAAGTGGGAATTTAACCACAACCCGCTCTTTTTGGACTTCTTGACGGGGCAAAAAGACTACGACTGCACCCCCTGGGGCAGCCCCAGCTACAGCGTGCTGGGTTGGCAAAAACCCTGCTACTTGCTGAATGAGGGGCACTACGAAACCTTCCAAGAACTTCTCGACAACACCGACTGGGAGAAGTACGGCCACAAGAGCGGCAACCCCGAGTGCGCCGACTGCATGGTGCACTGCGGCTACGAGCCGACGGCAGCAGAAGCGGCCATGCAGCCGCAGAATATGCTGCGCGCTATGGGTAGCCTGTTCTAG
- a CDS encoding MFS transporter, whose amino-acid sequence MRLAKKPLPSLWIGVAIYFYAFIAIGIAEAGLGVLLPSILTAYSLTPATVTLLFVSQITGYITAALTSSLVSHRLGLGRMLLGAASLLTLALLTYALAPFWLLMVAAGTLLGLGIGFIDAGINTAMVQDARSAHLIGALHGFYGIGACSGPAIATTLLAVGLSWRQVYGVLASLTSLLMVGVFAALVCRYPAMVERPAEQDSLAGTHLKRALRTPIVFLFGAFLFVYVGVEASLSNWAYSVQVLARSTPPLLAGYSVSAYWLGLTVGRFGLSYLLRSLGAIRTITLSLGLLLIGLLCWWQLSNPLVSLPLVGFALAAIFPTIIWLIPKRLPEALVPAAVSFATSAASVGAALIPAGLGWVASRSDLGVIPPLMLPLAIAMGGLHYWLIRSPRK is encoded by the coding sequence ATGCGCCTTGCCAAAAAGCCATTGCCGTCCCTCTGGATTGGCGTAGCGATTTACTTCTACGCCTTTATTGCCATTGGCATCGCCGAAGCAGGGTTAGGGGTTTTGCTGCCCTCTATCTTGACGGCCTATAGCCTGACCCCGGCCACCGTAACGCTGCTCTTTGTCAGCCAAATCACCGGTTACATTACGGCAGCCCTCACTAGCAGCCTCGTCAGTCATCGGTTAGGGCTGGGGCGCATGCTCTTGGGGGCGGCCAGCTTGCTGACATTAGCCCTGCTCACCTATGCCCTGGCTCCCTTCTGGCTGTTAATGGTGGCGGCGGGCACCCTGCTGGGATTAGGCATTGGGTTTATCGATGCCGGAATCAACACGGCCATGGTGCAAGATGCCCGTAGCGCCCACCTGATTGGGGCCCTGCACGGCTTCTACGGAATTGGGGCATGCTCCGGCCCAGCCATCGCCACTACGCTATTGGCGGTAGGCCTCAGCTGGCGGCAGGTCTATGGCGTGCTGGCCAGTCTCACCAGCCTGTTGATGGTGGGCGTGTTTGCCGCCCTGGTTTGCCGTTACCCTGCCATGGTGGAACGACCTGCTGAACAAGATTCACTGGCGGGGACGCACTTAAAGCGAGCGCTGCGCACCCCGATCGTCTTTCTGTTTGGAGCATTTCTGTTTGTCTATGTGGGCGTTGAGGCGTCCTTGAGCAACTGGGCCTACAGCGTGCAGGTGCTCGCTCGCTCGACGCCGCCGTTGCTGGCGGGCTACAGCGTTAGCGCCTACTGGCTGGGGCTGACGGTGGGGCGCTTTGGGCTAAGCTATCTGCTGCGATCGCTAGGCGCTATCCGTACTATCACCCTGTCCCTGGGGTTGCTCCTGATCGGGCTGCTGTGCTGGTGGCAACTGTCCAACCCATTGGTTAGCTTACCCCTGGTTGGATTTGCCCTGGCGGCCATCTTTCCCACCATTATTTGGCTGATTCCCAAGCGCTTGCCAGAGGCCTTAGTTCCCGCTGCCGTGAGCTTTGCCACCAGTGCCGCCAGCGTCGGGGCCGCGCTGATTCCTGCCGGGCTGGGCTGGGTGGCCAGCCGGTCAGACCTGGGGGTGATTCCCCCGCTGATGCTGCCTTTGGCGATCGCCATGGGTGGTTTACACTACTGGCTCATCCGATCCCCCAGGAAGTAG
- a CDS encoding family 1 glycosylhydrolase yields the protein MLPKLELWGGVECTVNRVGDRYFDQLQRNGHDTRIEDLDCFANLGIQAIRYPILWERTAPNGPEQADWSWADQRLAYLDDIGIRPIVGLVHHGSGPPHTSLLDPEFANGLAEFAQAVATRYPWLEYYTPVNEPLTTARFSGLYGHWYPHAQDDQSFIRALINQCRGVALSMEAIRRINPAAKLVQTEDLGKTFGTPLLSYQIAFENERRWLSFDLLCGRVDRSHELWDYLRQSGAEESDLDWFLDHPCSPDIFGINRYLTSDRFLDERLDRYPPHTHGGNGKHQYADVEAVRVCEEGICPPDVLLKEVWERYHQPIAVTEVHLGCTREEQLRWLKEIWDAAQHLRQEGVDLRAVTAWSLLGAYDWNSLVTRDECFYEPGVFDVRPPCSGVMSSPPPRPTAIATVLRHFSQGEPYHHPLLEVPGWWKRSDRLLYPPVSCGHTSKETESVELGQMADGRWQKETHPLIHPSTHPPLHPSPLLITGATGTLGQAFARICALRGIPHRLLSRQEMDITNPVMVEQVLAEMQPWAVINAAGYVRVDDAERESHLCCSINADGAAILAESCAQRNIGLITFSSDLVFDGDRQQPYLESDPVAPLNVYGHSKAQAEQRVLHYHRESLVIRTSAFFGPWDDHNFLTIALRTLQAGEPFLAAEDAIVSPTYVPDLVHASLDLLIDGEHGIWHLANPGAIAWADLARQTAQLAGLDASFIRSCSTESFGYAASRPAYSVLSSERGILLPDLDRAIAQYLNECDRVQA from the coding sequence ATGTTACCCAAGCTGGAACTTTGGGGTGGCGTTGAATGTACTGTGAACCGGGTAGGCGATCGCTATTTTGATCAGCTCCAGCGCAATGGTCACGATACCCGCATTGAAGACCTCGACTGCTTTGCCAATCTGGGCATCCAGGCTATCCGCTATCCCATCCTTTGGGAACGTACAGCCCCCAATGGCCCAGAGCAGGCCGACTGGAGCTGGGCAGACCAGCGATTAGCGTACTTGGATGATATCGGGATTCGTCCCATTGTTGGCCTGGTACACCACGGCAGCGGTCCGCCTCACACTAGCTTGCTAGACCCGGAGTTCGCCAACGGCCTGGCTGAGTTTGCCCAGGCCGTTGCCACCCGCTATCCCTGGCTGGAATATTACACCCCAGTCAATGAGCCCCTGACCACCGCCCGCTTCAGCGGGCTGTATGGCCACTGGTATCCCCATGCCCAGGACGATCAGAGCTTTATTCGAGCTTTGATCAACCAGTGCCGTGGGGTTGCCCTGTCCATGGAGGCCATTCGTCGCATCAACCCGGCGGCGAAACTGGTGCAGACCGAAGATCTGGGCAAGACGTTCGGCACGCCGCTGTTGAGCTATCAAATTGCCTTCGAAAATGAGCGGCGATGGCTATCCTTTGATCTACTCTGCGGCCGGGTAGATCGGAGCCACGAGCTATGGGACTATTTGCGGCAGAGCGGAGCTGAGGAATCGGACTTAGACTGGTTTCTCGATCATCCCTGCTCGCCCGATATTTTTGGCATTAATCGCTATTTGACCAGCGATCGCTTCCTCGATGAACGGCTCGATCGCTACCCGCCCCACACCCACGGCGGCAACGGCAAGCATCAATATGCTGATGTGGAAGCGGTGCGGGTCTGCGAGGAAGGCATTTGTCCCCCCGATGTCTTGCTGAAAGAGGTCTGGGAACGCTACCACCAGCCCATCGCCGTCACCGAGGTTCACCTGGGCTGCACTCGAGAAGAGCAACTGCGCTGGCTTAAGGAAATTTGGGATGCCGCCCAACACCTGCGCCAGGAGGGGGTAGACCTGCGGGCCGTCACCGCCTGGTCACTTCTGGGTGCCTACGACTGGAACAGCCTCGTTACCCGCGACGAGTGCTTTTACGAGCCGGGCGTCTTTGACGTGCGTCCCCCATGCAGCGGCGTTATGTCATCGCCTCCGCCCCGCCCCACAGCGATCGCCACCGTGCTCCGCCATTTTTCCCAAGGTGAGCCCTACCATCACCCCCTCCTAGAAGTCCCCGGCTGGTGGAAACGGAGCGATCGCCTGCTCTATCCCCCCGTTTCCTGCGGCCATACTTCAAAAGAAACCGAATCAGTGGAGTTAGGGCAGATGGCAGATGGCAGATGGCAGAAGGAAACCCATCCACTCATCCACCCATCCACCCATCCACCCCTGCACCCATCTCCCCTGCTCATCACTGGAGCGACCGGCACGCTCGGTCAGGCCTTTGCGCGCATCTGTGCCCTGCGGGGCATTCCCCACCGCCTGCTGAGCCGCCAGGAGATGGATATCACCAATCCAGTCATGGTTGAGCAGGTGCTGGCGGAAATGCAGCCGTGGGCCGTAATCAATGCGGCGGGCTATGTGCGCGTCGATGATGCGGAGCGGGAGTCTCACCTGTGCTGCAGCATTAATGCAGATGGGGCCGCTATTCTGGCGGAGAGTTGTGCGCAGCGCAATATTGGGCTGATCACTTTTTCTTCGGATCTGGTGTTTGACGGCGATCGCCAACAGCCTTATCTAGAAAGCGATCCGGTTGCGCCACTAAATGTCTACGGCCACAGCAAAGCCCAGGCAGAACAGCGGGTGCTACATTACCATCGGGAATCTTTAGTCATTCGCACCAGTGCTTTCTTTGGCCCCTGGGATGATCACAACTTCCTGACTATTGCCCTTCGCACCCTGCAGGCAGGAGAGCCTTTCCTAGCGGCGGAAGATGCGATCGTGTCTCCCACCTATGTGCCCGATCTGGTTCATGCCAGCCTCGACTTGCTGATTGATGGAGAGCACGGTATCTGGCACCTGGCCAATCCAGGGGCGATCGCCTGGGCTGACCTCGCTCGCCAGACGGCGCAACTCGCTGGGTTGGATGCCTCTTTCATTCGATCCTGCTCCACCGAAAGCTTTGGCTATGCGGCATCTCGCCCCGCCTATAGTGTGCTCAGCAGCGAGCGTGGGATTTTGCTGCCAGATCTGGACCGGGCGATCGCTCAGTACTTGAACGAGTGCGATCGGGTTCAGGCTTAG
- the glf gene encoding UDP-galactopyranose mutase, whose translation MFDYLIVGAGFAGSVLAERLATQQNKKILIVDTRNHIGGNAYDHYNEDGILVHKYGPHIFHTNSRDVFEYLSLFTEWRRYEHRVLASVDGQLVPIPINLDTINKLYGLKLTAFEVEEFLASLAETKDYIRTSEDVVVSKVGRELYEKFFRNYTRKQWGVDPSELDKSVTARVPTRTNRDDRYFTDTYQAMPLHGYTRMFEQMLAHPNIKIMLNTDYREIQDVIPYKEMIYTGPVDGFFDYCYGKLPYRSLEFKHETLNEEVHQPQAVINYPNEHLYTRVTEFKYLTGQEHLKTSIVYEYPQAEGDPYYPVPRPENAELYKQYKALADAEPGVHFVGRLATYKYYNMDQVVAQALALHAQLSNRSSWHPREESLPAKQPVVPMSNGNGNSNGNGNGNGSFKAVSSNGSSRSATPVAAGKAETNGKSR comes from the coding sequence ATGTTTGACTATTTAATTGTTGGTGCTGGATTTGCCGGCAGTGTTTTAGCAGAGCGCTTAGCAACTCAGCAAAATAAAAAAATTCTGATTGTAGATACTCGCAACCACATTGGTGGCAATGCCTACGATCACTACAATGAAGACGGGATTTTGGTCCACAAATATGGCCCCCACATCTTCCACACCAACTCCCGCGATGTGTTTGAATATTTGTCCCTCTTCACCGAGTGGCGACGCTATGAGCACCGAGTTTTAGCCAGCGTGGATGGTCAGTTAGTCCCGATTCCCATCAATCTGGACACCATCAACAAGCTGTATGGACTGAAGCTGACCGCTTTTGAGGTTGAGGAATTCTTAGCCTCCCTCGCTGAAACTAAAGACTACATTCGCACCTCTGAAGATGTGGTGGTGAGCAAAGTGGGGCGAGAGCTCTACGAAAAGTTCTTCCGCAACTACACCCGCAAACAGTGGGGCGTTGATCCCTCCGAATTGGATAAATCTGTTACCGCTCGCGTTCCCACCCGCACCAACCGGGACGATCGCTACTTCACCGATACTTATCAGGCCATGCCGCTCCACGGCTACACCCGCATGTTTGAGCAAATGTTGGCGCATCCCAACATCAAAATCATGCTCAACACCGATTACCGGGAAATTCAGGATGTCATTCCCTACAAGGAAATGATTTACACCGGTCCGGTAGATGGCTTCTTTGATTACTGCTACGGCAAGCTGCCCTACCGCTCCCTCGAATTCAAACATGAAACGCTGAACGAGGAAGTGCATCAGCCCCAGGCCGTCATCAACTATCCCAACGAGCACCTCTACACCCGGGTCACCGAGTTCAAATACTTGACTGGGCAAGAACATCTCAAAACCAGTATTGTCTACGAATATCCCCAGGCCGAGGGCGATCCGTACTATCCTGTACCACGCCCCGAAAATGCCGAACTTTACAAGCAGTACAAAGCTTTAGCCGATGCCGAACCGGGGGTTCACTTTGTGGGACGGCTCGCCACCTACAAGTACTACAACATGGATCAGGTGGTGGCTCAGGCCTTAGCACTCCATGCCCAGCTGTCTAATCGCTCTAGCTGGCACCCCAGGGAAGAGAGCCTACCGGCAAAGCAGCCTGTTGTCCCAATGTCGAATGGCAACGGCAACAGTAACGGCAACGGTAATGGCAATGGATCCTTCAAGGCTGTTTCCAGCAATGGCTCTAGCCGTTCTGCTACCCCTGTGGCGGCAGGCAAAGCCGAAACAAATGGTAAATCTCGTTGA